The sequence GGCAAAGGTAATACTGAGACCAACCGCACAGAGCAGCAAAGGTGCTGCCAGCATGATCATATCGCTTAGACGAACCGGGGTACTAAACGCGCCAAAGATGACCAATCGATATGCTTCAAGCGGCGAGACACCAGTACTTAGTAAAACCAGTGTCGTGAGCACAAAGGCTGCTACGAGCGCCAGTAGGGGTTGAGTCAGTACAGCAACCCGCTTCATACCGCCTCCACCAGGGCCTCAAAGCCAACTCCGCCAATCAGCTCGGCTAACCGTCCCGCAGACAATAAAGCTCGCGGAATTGGCGGGCCAATACGACCGGCAAAACAGACAATTACCTCGTCACTATACTCCATAATCTCATCAAGATCGGGGGAAGCAAATACAATACAACATCCGGCATCACGCCGGGCCTGCAAACGGCTCCAGATAGCACGTGCAGACGCAACATCCAATCCACGAGTTGGTTGCTCGGCGAGAATACCACGGGCGGTCGGCGGCACCAGGGCCAGCATTGCGCGCTGCTGATTACCACCCGATAACGCCGCAACTGGTGTCAGCGGAGTCGCCTTTATCTGATACTCGGCAATGGCCTGGCGGGCCAGTTCTTCAGCCGTGCGGCGGTCAACAATCACCCCTGTTCGTTGCAACAACGCAAAGTGTTCGGCCAGTGATAAAGCACCGATCAGACCATCACGCAACCGGTCGGCCGGCAAATACTCAATACCGGCCTCGCGAAAAGCAATCGCACCTGCTCCACTGAGATCACGACCATTCACCAATATCTGTCCACGATCAGGCATTAATCGACCGGCCAGTAAGCGTAATAAGACCTGTTGACCACTTCCATCTAGCCCGGCCAGCCCGATAATGCGTCCAGCAGCAAAGCGATGATTCAGATCGAGAAGATGAAGCGTGCCACTACGCACTGTTACCTGGCGCAATTCCCATACCGGTGGACTATC comes from Chloroflexus sp. Y-396-1 and encodes:
- a CDS encoding ABC transporter ATP-binding protein — encoded protein: MRIAVEQLTKRFGTVWANNRLTIEFAAGQIHGVLGENGAGKSTLMKVLSGYLRPDEGQILFDGKPCQLRGPGDALAAGVGMVHQEPLDIPAFTVLENLLCAAPPGVFRSWRAAQRALEELAERLGFAVDSGSRLDQLTIGQRQQVEIMRLLLCGAQVLILDEPTTGITAAQTRALFTALRQIAAEGRTVLFVSHKLEEVAELCHTVTVLRNGEVVPPGQLVMPQPQEYLLTLMFGDAGTAPPIYRPLPSSDSPPVWELRQVTVRSGTLHLLDLNHRFAAGRIIGLAGLDGSGQQVLLRLLAGRLMPDRGQILVNGRDLSGAGAIAFREAGIEYLPADRLRDGLIGALSLAEHFALLQRTGVIVDRRTAEELARQAIAEYQIKATPLTPVAALSGGNQQRAMLALVPPTARGILAEQPTRGLDVASARAIWSRLQARRDAGCCIVFASPDLDEIMEYSDEVIVCFAGRIGPPIPRALLSAGRLAELIGGVGFEALVEAV